A single window of Candidatus Zixiibacteriota bacterium DNA harbors:
- the nuoI gene encoding NADH-quinone oxidoreductase subunit NuoI, which translates to MKEMLKALFNVFWKMPQGFWVTFKHIFKKPVTLDYPKKKKPMAPRYKGLQYLERYDDGSERCVCCGLCAAACPADAIYMEPMENEKGERLAKVYEINMIRCIFCGFCEEACPEEAIFLGREYEFSKDNRDDFIYTKEMLLVPHPRKGNPVKELLRFVRRAYGIGSIRR; encoded by the coding sequence ATGAAAGAAATGCTTAAAGCGCTTTTTAATGTCTTCTGGAAAATGCCGCAAGGTTTCTGGGTGACATTTAAACATATCTTCAAAAAACCGGTGACGCTTGATTATCCCAAGAAGAAAAAGCCGATGGCCCCGCGCTACAAGGGACTTCAGTATTTGGAGCGCTATGATGACGGAAGCGAGCGATGTGTTTGCTGTGGACTGTGCGCCGCCGCCTGTCCGGCCGATGCCATCTACATGGAGCCGATGGAAAACGAAAAAGGGGAGAGGTTGGCAAAAGTTTACGAGATAAATATGATTCGCTGTATTTTCTGTGGATTCTGCGAGGAAGCCTGTCCCGAAGAAGCCATTTTTTTGGGGCGCGAGTACGAATTCTCAAAGGATAATCGCGATGATTTCATCTACACCAAAGAAATGCTGCTTGTGCCGCACCCCCGCAAAGGTAATCCAGTGAAAGAATTACTCCGTTTTGTCCGCCGTGCGTATGGAATAGGCAGCATCCGTCGATGA